From Alloacidobacterium dinghuense:
TGCGGAGCAAGGGTGGGAACCACAACTCCAGACTCGCCCTCATCCCTGACCCACGCCCGCCCGCACCGCCGCCAGCGCGCGGTACAAATGCGTCTTCACCGTACTCGGATTCATCCCCGTCAACTCCGCAATCTCCTTCAATTCCATCTCTTCCACAAAGCGCAGAACAAACACGCTGCGCTGCTTTTCCGGAAGCGCGCTCACCGCCTGCCACACATGCGCCACCTCGGTCCGCGCAATCAACTCAGCCTCGGGCGAACTCCGCCCATCCGGAATCCAGTCGCTCACATCCACCGGATCGAGCGCCGTATCCCGCGTCTTCGTCCAGAACCTGAGCCGCTTGCTCCGCAGATAATCGCGCACCAGGTTCATGGCAATCTTCATCAGCCACGTGCTCAGGCTCGAGTCGCCGCGAAAATGCGCCCGCCCCATGTACGCCTTCAGAAAGCAGTCCTGCGTCAGGTTCTCGGCCACATCGCGGTCGCGCAATGACGCCAGCAGAAACCGGAAGACCCGCGGCCGATACAGCCGCACAACCTCATCGAAATCCGCAAGATCAAGCACCGCCTGCTCTCGCGCCAGCTGCGTCAGCTCACTCGCTGCAATTTGTTCCATGCAAAGGAATAGACGGAAGGGATTAGGACCGAGTTTACCAGCCAACAAAGCGAACCCCTTAAGCGGTCGCGCACCCCACACCATGTCATCCTGAGCGAAGCGACCGAAGGGAGCGCAGTCGAAGGATCTGCTTTTCCCTGGCAGCAGCACGAAAAAGGGTGCCCCATCCTTTCGCGCGTTCTGCGAAAGGGTGGGAACTACCAACATCCGCTACTGAGACTGGTCAATTTCAGGAGCGTTTTTGGAGGCCAACGGGATCAAACCTGCGGCTGTAACTTCTGCTTCCCACACATAATTGCTGTTCGAAACTTCAAGACTACGGAAGCCAGCGTTGAAGAGGCGCGCGGCAATTCCAGTATTGGCACTGAAATTCTCGATGAAATTGTCGCCCGGAGCATCTTGATCCGTGATACAGAGTGTGTCTGGCCTACAAACAGTGTAAAAGTGATTGTGGCCCTGTCGCGCTGATAGATCTGTAAGAACTTCTGCGATACGAGAGCGCTCGTGATCGGGATTTGGGACATAGCCAGCGGGAGGCAGTCCGTTCGGAATAATGCTAGATTGATTCAAGTTCGCGGAGGGTTCTCGTGGATTCGGCACATTACCAAACGTGCGCGGTTGCAACGTGCGGGGTTG
This genomic window contains:
- a CDS encoding RNA polymerase sigma factor; protein product: MLAGKLGPNPFRLFLCMEQIAASELTQLAREQAVLDLADFDEVVRLYRPRVFRFLLASLRDRDVAENLTQDCFLKAYMGRAHFRGDSSLSTWLMKIAMNLVRDYLRSKRLRFWTKTRDTALDPVDVSDWIPDGRSSPEAELIARTEVAHVWQAVSALPEKQRSVFVLRFVEEMELKEIAELTGMNPSTVKTHLYRALAAVRAGVGQG